From Deferribacter autotrophicus, the proteins below share one genomic window:
- a CDS encoding DUF1858 domain-containing protein codes for MIDKNTTIEELVNIKPSSVDFLRKKGIVCVKCGEPIWGTVFEVCKEKGFSDEEIENIIKELNNLP; via the coding sequence ATGATTGACAAAAATACAACCATCGAAGAACTGGTAAACATAAAACCATCCAGCGTGGATTTTCTAAGAAAAAAGGGAATTGTATGTGTCAAGTGTGGCGAACCTATCTGGGGAACAGTTTTTGAGGTGTGTAAAGAAAAAGGCTTTAGTGATGAAGAAATAGAAAATATAATTAAAGAGTTAAATAACCTTCCTTAA
- a CDS encoding aminotransferase class IV, with translation MSLLVETIKLKDGTFYNLDYHTKRFNRSRFELFGVKKEIDLKDVLQLSNFPTSGLFKTRIIYDEKIVKIEFEEYQIKHIEKLKMVVNNNITYPYKFLNRQAFETIKKKLSKNEEAIIVKNGFITDTTFSNLAFYDGQNWFTPNTYLLNGTKRQFYIDKKLLLESTITLHDLRKFLKVSLINTMLDIAEIEISTENILLSNQNSV, from the coding sequence ATGTCCCTACTTGTTGAAACAATTAAATTAAAAGATGGAACATTCTATAATTTAGATTATCATACCAAAAGATTTAACCGTTCAAGATTTGAACTCTTTGGAGTAAAAAAAGAAATTGATTTAAAAGATGTTTTACAATTATCTAATTTTCCAACATCAGGTCTTTTCAAAACCAGAATCATTTACGATGAAAAAATAGTAAAAATAGAATTTGAAGAATATCAAATTAAGCATATTGAAAAGTTAAAAATGGTTGTCAATAATAATATAACTTACCCATACAAATTTCTTAACAGACAGGCATTTGAAACAATTAAAAAAAAATTATCCAAAAATGAAGAAGCAATTATAGTTAAAAATGGCTTTATAACTGATACAACTTTTTCTAATCTTGCTTTTTATGATGGACAAAACTGGTTTACACCAAATACTTATCTTTTAAATGGCACAAAAAGGCAGTTTTATATTGATAAAAAATTACTACTTGAATCCACAATCACATTGCATGATTTAAGAAAATTCTTAAAAGTATCTCTAATAAATACCATGCTTGATATAGCTGAAATAGAAATTTCTACAGAAAACATCCTACTATCAAATCAAAATAGTGTTTGA
- the bioF gene encoding 8-amino-7-oxononanoate synthase yields the protein MINYENLFAQKIQEIKKANLFRTIPEITAGAEKYITIEGKKCLNLASNNYLGLSLNEKLKTESIKAINKYGCSSSASRIVTGNYSLYTILEEEIAKFKGYEKGLILGSGYVANLSIISAICDNKWIVFSDRLNHASIIDGIKLSGAKHVRYKHNDMDHLRYSLKKYDKDVKKLIVTDTVFSMDGDTANLIEIVKLAKDYQAIVMVDEAHATGIFGKGRGLVHELGMEKEIDINMGTFSKGLGSFGAYVCASKTIIEYLINKSRGFIFSTSLPPSVIGANLAAIELLKNNYSLGLKLINISEIVRKSLASLGFNTLNSSTQIIPVIIGDRKKLFMAKDFLIKKGVFAAAIRPPSVPINTERLRISLRADLTDDELNLIIQAFKELSQCL from the coding sequence ATGATAAATTACGAAAATTTATTTGCCCAAAAAATTCAAGAAATCAAAAAAGCAAACCTTTTCAGAACTATACCTGAGATAACAGCTGGTGCTGAAAAATATATTACTATAGAAGGGAAAAAATGCCTTAACCTTGCATCAAACAATTATCTTGGTCTATCTCTCAACGAAAAATTAAAAACAGAAAGTATAAAAGCCATTAATAAGTACGGATGCTCATCGTCTGCTTCAAGAATCGTTACTGGCAACTATTCTCTTTACACCATACTCGAAGAAGAAATTGCAAAATTTAAAGGATATGAAAAAGGATTAATTTTGGGTAGCGGCTATGTAGCAAACCTCTCTATTATTTCTGCCATTTGTGATAATAAGTGGATTGTCTTTTCAGATAGATTGAACCATGCAAGCATCATCGATGGTATAAAATTATCAGGGGCAAAACACGTTAGATACAAACACAACGACATGGATCATTTGAGATATTCTTTAAAAAAATATGATAAAGATGTAAAAAAATTAATTGTTACTGATACTGTATTCAGTATGGATGGAGATACTGCCAATCTAATAGAAATTGTTAAGCTTGCAAAAGATTATCAAGCAATTGTGATGGTTGATGAAGCTCATGCAACGGGTATTTTTGGAAAAGGTAGAGGCTTAGTCCATGAACTTGGAATGGAAAAAGAGATAGATATAAACATGGGAACATTCAGTAAAGGGCTTGGTTCATTTGGAGCATATGTCTGTGCTTCAAAAACAATAATCGAATATCTAATAAACAAATCAAGAGGATTTATATTTTCCACTAGTTTACCCCCTTCTGTAATAGGTGCTAATCTTGCAGCAATAGAACTGTTAAAAAACAATTACTCTTTAGGTCTAAAGCTTATCAATATTTCGGAAATTGTCAGAAAATCTCTAGCTAGTTTAGGTTTCAACACCCTAAATTCTTCCACACAGATTATACCTGTTATAATTGGTGACAGAAAAAAGCTTTTTATGGCTAAAGACTTTTTGATAAAAAAAGGGGTATTTGCGGCAGCTATCAGACCGCCTTCAGTGCCCATAAACACTGAAAGGCTCAGAATCTCTTTAAGAGCTGACCTCACAGATGATGAACTAAATTTGATAATCCAAGCATTTAAGGAGCTATCACAGTGTCTTTGA
- the bioD gene encoding dethiobiotin synthase, which translates to MSKKIMILGTNTEVGKTFFSAILCKYLKRKGYNVKYVKPVQTGYPKDDDAKFIKEFAHLKDNEAFSIIRGEKPVASAALFERFPIERVVEHLKRIDDCDFLLIETAGGVCSPIDKKILNYHLCKILKVDFNIVVLPDKLGCINDALLVDYLFRNEGIEYCFAMNRYFSQTDEQKNTELINHFTGERIYIIFDNDLKLIKEGYLTL; encoded by the coding sequence GTGAGTAAAAAAATAATGATATTAGGTACCAATACTGAGGTGGGTAAAACGTTTTTTTCTGCAATTTTGTGTAAATACTTAAAAAGAAAAGGGTATAATGTGAAATATGTAAAGCCAGTTCAAACAGGATATCCAAAAGATGATGATGCAAAATTTATTAAGGAATTTGCGCATCTTAAAGATAATGAAGCATTTTCAATAATCAGGGGAGAGAAACCTGTAGCGTCAGCTGCTCTATTTGAGAGATTTCCTATTGAAAGAGTGGTGGAGCACCTGAAGAGAATTGATGACTGCGATTTTTTATTAATTGAAACTGCAGGTGGGGTTTGTTCTCCCATTGATAAAAAAATTTTGAATTATCATTTATGTAAAATTTTGAAAGTTGATTTTAATATAGTTGTATTGCCTGATAAACTTGGTTGTATAAATGATGCCCTACTTGTAGATTATCTGTTCAGAAATGAAGGAATTGAATACTGTTTTGCAATGAACAGGTATTTTAGTCAAACCGATGAGCAAAAAAATACAGAATTAATTAATCATTTTACTGGTGAAAGGATATATATTATTTTTGATAATGATTTAAAGTTGATTAAGGAAGGTTATTTAACTCTTTAA
- the nhaB gene encoding sodium/proton antiporter NhaB — MQKSILKSMMNNFLGNAPNWYKYTIIIFLLINPVLLKVLGPFITGWIIMIQFIFTLSMALKCYPLPAGGLIALEAIILNMTSPKTVYKEVVVNFPLILLMIFMVAGIYFMKEGLLFIFSKVLIKVKSKLYLSLLFSFFAALLSAFLDALTVMAVIIAVIYGFYQIYHKVVSESHTDKEFDLSDDSQFKDNLKKDLENFRGFLRNLLMHGAIGTALGGATTLVGEPQNLLIGKIVGWDFLDFFIHTAPVSIPVLITGLITCIILEKFKIFGYHYEIPQSVRTILEKYKEEQNLMSDNKYKARLLTQGFIGIILIISLAFHIAEIGLIGLMIIVLLTAFTGIIDEHKIGNAFTEALPFTALLVVFFAIVAIIHDQNLFTPITKLVIGLDGNTQKVAYFTANGILSMISDNVFVATVYASETLEAFKAGLISKAQFEKLAVAINMGTNIPSIATPNGQAAFLFLLTSAVAPLIRLSYFEMIKLAIPYFFTMTTAGLIGMYFL, encoded by the coding sequence ATGCAAAAAAGTATTTTGAAAAGCATGATGAATAACTTTCTTGGTAATGCACCAAACTGGTATAAATATACCATCATAATCTTTCTGTTAATCAACCCTGTTCTTTTAAAAGTTTTAGGACCTTTTATAACTGGTTGGATTATTATGATTCAATTTATATTCACATTGTCTATGGCTCTAAAATGTTATCCTTTACCTGCTGGTGGTTTAATAGCTCTTGAAGCCATTATATTAAACATGACATCTCCTAAAACAGTATACAAAGAAGTCGTGGTCAACTTTCCTCTTATTTTACTTATGATATTCATGGTAGCCGGAATATATTTTATGAAAGAAGGGTTACTTTTTATCTTTTCTAAAGTTTTAATTAAAGTAAAATCAAAACTTTACTTATCTCTATTATTTTCATTTTTTGCAGCACTACTTTCGGCTTTTTTAGATGCTTTAACTGTTATGGCAGTTATCATAGCGGTTATATACGGATTTTATCAAATTTATCACAAAGTAGTATCAGAAAGTCATACGGATAAGGAATTTGATTTATCAGATGATAGTCAGTTTAAAGATAATCTCAAAAAAGATTTAGAAAATTTCAGAGGGTTTTTAAGAAACTTATTAATGCATGGAGCTATTGGGACTGCTCTTGGTGGAGCCACCACACTAGTTGGTGAACCACAAAATTTACTTATTGGAAAGATTGTAGGCTGGGACTTTTTAGATTTTTTCATCCATACTGCCCCAGTCTCAATTCCCGTATTAATCACAGGTCTAATTACATGTATCATATTAGAAAAATTTAAAATTTTCGGTTATCACTATGAGATACCACAAAGCGTTAGAACTATTTTGGAAAAATATAAAGAAGAACAAAACCTAATGTCAGATAATAAATATAAAGCAAGACTACTGACTCAAGGATTTATAGGGATAATTCTTATTATCTCCCTAGCTTTCCATATTGCAGAAATTGGCCTTATTGGTCTAATGATAATTGTATTACTTACAGCATTTACAGGAATAATTGATGAACACAAAATAGGTAACGCATTTACAGAAGCATTACCTTTTACTGCACTCTTAGTAGTTTTCTTTGCCATTGTTGCTATTATTCATGATCAAAATCTTTTTACACCTATAACCAAACTTGTAATAGGTCTTGACGGAAATACCCAAAAAGTTGCCTATTTTACAGCAAATGGGATATTATCTATGATAAGTGATAATGTCTTTGTTGCAACTGTTTACGCAAGCGAAACATTAGAAGCGTTTAAAGCTGGACTTATTTCCAAAGCTCAATTTGAAAAGTTGGCAGTTGCTATAAATATGGGAACAAATATCCCCTCGATAGCAACACCTAATGGACAAGCAGCATTCCTGTTTTTATTAACTTCTGCTGTTGCACCACTAATCAGATTATCCTATTTTGAAATGATAAAGTTAGCCATTCCATATTTTTTCACAATGACAACTGCGGGCTTAATTGGGATGTATTTCTTGTAA
- the bioB gene encoding biotin synthase BioB, translating to MIEKIIKKSKELQTLNNDEIEFIIRCDNIKEICEAADEVKKHFFDNKVQFCSIINAKSGRCSEDCKFCAQSAHYNTESPVYEFIDLDNIEKRVKEYKQYGIKRFSIVTSGKSLSRKDIDKLVEGVKIVRENGLLADVSVGILDKDTLIKLKNAGLSGFHHNLETSRSYFKNVCTTHDYEEDVLCVKNAVELGFFVCSGGIFGIGENWYHRVELALTLKELNVDSIPLNFLNPIKGTPYEHLSPLSEDEALKIIALYRFLLPNKQIRVCGGRNIVFTKTTKHKILESGAFGIMVGDYLTVSGFDIPSDLEDIKKLNLKLV from the coding sequence ATGATTGAAAAAATTATTAAAAAATCCAAAGAGTTACAAACTTTAAATAACGATGAAATAGAATTTATCATTAGATGCGATAATATCAAAGAAATTTGTGAAGCAGCAGACGAAGTAAAAAAACATTTTTTCGACAACAAAGTTCAGTTCTGCTCAATAATAAACGCTAAAAGCGGTCGATGCTCTGAAGACTGTAAATTCTGTGCACAATCTGCTCATTATAACACTGAGTCACCCGTTTATGAATTTATAGATTTGGATAATATAGAAAAAAGGGTAAAAGAATATAAACAATATGGAATAAAAAGATTTTCCATAGTTACTAGTGGTAAATCTTTATCCAGGAAGGATATCGATAAACTTGTGGAAGGAGTTAAAATAGTTAGAGAAAATGGCCTCCTTGCCGATGTATCTGTAGGCATTCTAGATAAAGACACATTGATTAAATTGAAGAATGCTGGATTATCAGGTTTTCACCACAACCTTGAAACATCAAGAAGTTATTTTAAAAATGTATGCACCACTCATGATTATGAAGAGGATGTATTGTGTGTAAAAAATGCCGTAGAGCTTGGCTTTTTTGTATGCTCAGGAGGGATATTTGGAATCGGTGAAAATTGGTATCACAGAGTTGAACTTGCTTTAACATTAAAAGAGTTAAATGTTGATTCCATCCCATTAAATTTTTTAAATCCGATAAAAGGAACACCTTATGAGCATTTATCTCCTTTAAGCGAAGATGAAGCATTAAAGATTATAGCTCTTTACAGATTTTTACTCCCCAATAAGCAGATAAGAGTATGTGGTGGAAGAAATATTGTCTTTACAAAAACCACAAAACATAAAATTTTGGAAAGCGGTGCCTTTGGTATAATGGTAGGTGACTACCTTACAGTATCAGGATTTGATATCCCCTCAGATCTAGAAGACATAAAAAAATTGAATTTAAAACTAGTATGA
- a CDS encoding class I SAM-dependent DNA methyltransferase: MKLQVKRFFDNSFKTYDNNANIQKIIANHLAGHISKNYYEQVLELGVGSGLFTKLLMDKISFKKYVGIDLSYNLLTKAKSKFDELSFINADIDYLPVDIARFDIITGSSVLQWLEFPKNTISLLIQNAKKGTEFYFSIFLEGTFSEMKHLYHLTGFGSVFNLKDENFYKDIFYNFNKSEWIFEKQNYVLYYDSVQEFLKQHKKTGARYTEKKSFTSKQSYINFCRLYEELFKNENNKIPVTYSILYIRGVK; the protein is encoded by the coding sequence ATGAAATTACAGGTAAAAAGATTTTTTGACAATTCATTTAAAACTTATGATAACAATGCCAATATACAAAAAATTATAGCAAATCATCTTGCTGGGCATATAAGCAAAAATTATTATGAACAAGTTTTAGAGCTTGGGGTTGGAAGTGGTTTATTTACAAAACTTTTAATGGATAAAATTTCATTTAAAAAATATGTTGGAATTGACCTTTCTTACAACCTACTAACAAAAGCAAAAAGTAAATTTGATGAATTAAGCTTTATCAATGCCGATATTGATTATTTACCAGTAGATATTGCAAGGTTTGATATAATTACAGGCTCTTCAGTATTACAGTGGCTGGAATTTCCTAAAAATACAATCAGCCTTTTGATTCAAAATGCTAAAAAGGGCACGGAGTTTTATTTTTCCATTTTTCTTGAAGGCACTTTCTCTGAAATGAAACACCTATACCACCTTACTGGCTTTGGTTCAGTGTTTAATTTAAAAGATGAGAATTTCTATAAAGACATTTTCTATAATTTTAATAAAAGTGAATGGATTTTTGAGAAACAGAATTATGTCCTCTACTATGATTCTGTACAAGAGTTTTTAAAGCAACACAAGAAAACTGGGGCAAGATACACAGAAAAAAAATCCTTTACATCTAAGCAATCTTACATTAATTTCTGCAGGCTTTATGAGGAACTATTTAAAAATGAAAATAACAAAATACCCGTAACTTACTCAATTCTTTATATTCGGGGTGTTAAGTAA
- a CDS encoding thioredoxin domain-containing protein → MIKNELSKAKSKYLLQHKDNPVAWQTWNNETLELAKRLNKPLFISIGYSSCHWCHVMAHESFEDNETANILNKNFIPIKIDKEEYPEIDKKYQFYIQITNKQGGWPLSVFATPEGEPFFAGTYFPKEEKYGIISFKNLLNQIINIFHNQSEQIDKSIKKYNQFISDFYKIDSFPLHSINISQLHERIISLLDFKKGGLKGNNKFPNIPYLLYLLESEDEKLQDYLYLTGKKLALSGLYDHINGGFFRYCVDENWSYPHFEKMLYDNALNSLFLIKLYEKTKEPLFYHIARKTLDFILEEFNTENGLIASMNADSLNEEGKFQEGYFYHLPEEQLSILPQNLQNFIINNNGFTYLKDNVDYETYKKLDIYFEKISENHTKEKPEKDNKIICSWNMLFVDALLTFAEITNDDYYFNHAISLFNKLKTFQISKSRIYRINYHSEIFKHETLEDYSFTIMALIHFFEMTKEKEFLSLANSITKTTFEKFYNENYLFLDINKSILDTFDDAIYSPVGIMGLNLHKLTNYISNDNFNTIKSFLIDRGIKYSTGHPTILRLIRRVVDD, encoded by the coding sequence ATGATAAAAAATGAACTTTCTAAAGCGAAAAGCAAATATTTACTTCAGCATAAAGATAATCCAGTTGCATGGCAAACTTGGAATAATGAGACACTAGAGCTTGCCAAAAGATTGAATAAACCCCTTTTCATAAGTATCGGATACTCATCCTGTCACTGGTGCCACGTAATGGCTCACGAATCTTTTGAAGATAATGAAACTGCAAATATTTTAAATAAAAATTTTATCCCCATAAAAATTGATAAAGAAGAATACCCTGAAATCGATAAAAAATACCAGTTTTATATTCAAATTACGAATAAACAAGGTGGATGGCCGCTATCCGTTTTTGCTACCCCTGAAGGAGAACCTTTTTTTGCCGGTACATATTTTCCAAAAGAGGAAAAATACGGAATAATATCTTTTAAAAATTTATTAAATCAAATAATAAATATCTTCCATAATCAGTCTGAACAAATTGATAAATCGATTAAGAAATATAACCAATTTATTTCAGACTTTTACAAAATAGATAGTTTTCCCCTTCACTCAATAAACATTTCACAGCTTCACGAAAGAATCATATCCCTTTTAGATTTTAAAAAAGGGGGACTAAAAGGCAACAATAAATTCCCAAACATCCCCTATCTTCTATATTTACTAGAAAGTGAAGATGAAAAACTACAGGACTATCTCTATCTCACTGGTAAAAAGCTAGCTCTTTCAGGATTATATGACCATATAAACGGTGGATTTTTTAGATATTGTGTGGATGAAAACTGGAGTTATCCACATTTTGAAAAGATGCTTTATGACAATGCACTCAACTCACTGTTTCTAATAAAGCTTTATGAAAAAACAAAAGAGCCGTTATTTTACCACATTGCAAGAAAAACTCTTGACTTCATTTTAGAAGAGTTCAATACCGAAAACGGTCTTATAGCATCGATGAATGCAGATAGCCTAAATGAAGAAGGGAAATTTCAAGAAGGCTATTTTTATCATTTACCTGAAGAGCAATTATCTATCTTGCCTCAAAACTTACAAAACTTTATAATAAATAACAATGGGTTCACATACTTGAAAGATAACGTTGATTATGAAACATATAAAAAACTTGATATTTACTTTGAAAAAATATCAGAAAACCATACCAAAGAAAAACCTGAAAAAGACAATAAAATAATCTGTAGCTGGAATATGCTTTTTGTGGATGCACTACTGACATTTGCAGAAATTACTAATGATGATTACTATTTCAACCATGCAATCTCACTTTTTAACAAGTTGAAAACCTTTCAAATATCAAAATCTCGTATTTACAGAATCAACTATCACAGTGAAATATTTAAACATGAAACCCTTGAAGATTACTCATTTACCATTATGGCACTCATTCATTTTTTTGAAATGACAAAAGAAAAGGAGTTTTTATCTCTAGCCAACTCAATAACTAAGACAACATTTGAAAAGTTTTACAATGAAAACTACCTTTTTCTCGACATAAACAAAAGTATCTTAGATACCTTTGATGATGCAATCTATTCCCCTGTTGGAATTATGGGGTTAAATCTGCATAAATTAACCAATTATATCAGTAACGATAACTTTAATACTATAAAATCATTTCTTATTGATAGAGGAATAAAATATTCAACAGGTCATCCTACAATATTAAGATTAATAAGGAGGGTTGTTGATGATTGA
- the bioA gene encoding adenosylmethionine--8-amino-7-oxononanoate transaminase has protein sequence MKGYSIWHPCTQMKDHEKYPLIKIVRGKGIYLYDDKGKKYIDAISSWWVNLFGHSNERLNNALKQQVEKLEHVIFANFVHEPALELTDRLLKIAPKPLSKVFFADNGSSAVEVAMKMSFGYFKNKGELRNRFVYLDSGYHGETLGALSVCGEELYSDMYKEIMINNIRVKGPDCFRCPYGKDRDSCDAECFEFMEQALLRHKNEVCAVLIEPIVQCAGGFKIYSPKYLKKLRSLTKELGIHLIADEIAVGFGRTGKMFACEHADITPDFMSLSKGLTGGYLPLSVVLTTEEVYDAYYDDYTSLKAFLHSHSYTGNPLACAVAVEVLKMFEEENVLEKNKAKGDYLRERVMEVFADYRFCGEVRSKGFITAVELVKNRGNKEPFDWKKRIGFQIYRKAIEKGALLRNLGDIIYFMPPYVIEFDEIDRLVDIAISATVEVLGE, from the coding sequence ATGAAAGGATATTCAATTTGGCATCCATGTACGCAGATGAAAGATCATGAGAAGTACCCTCTTATAAAAATTGTTAGAGGTAAAGGAATATATCTTTATGATGATAAAGGAAAAAAATATATTGATGCTATATCTTCGTGGTGGGTAAATTTATTTGGGCACTCCAATGAAAGGTTGAATAATGCTTTAAAACAGCAAGTTGAAAAATTGGAGCATGTTATATTTGCAAACTTTGTCCATGAACCTGCCTTAGAATTAACTGATAGGTTACTTAAAATTGCTCCCAAACCTCTTTCAAAAGTTTTTTTTGCTGATAATGGCTCAAGTGCTGTGGAAGTGGCAATGAAAATGAGTTTTGGTTATTTTAAAAATAAGGGTGAGCTGAGGAACAGGTTTGTTTATTTAGATAGTGGATATCATGGAGAAACACTGGGTGCTCTATCTGTATGTGGAGAAGAACTGTACAGTGATATGTACAAGGAAATTATGATTAATAATATCAGGGTTAAAGGGCCTGATTGCTTTAGATGTCCTTATGGAAAAGATAGAGATAGTTGTGATGCAGAATGTTTTGAGTTTATGGAACAAGCCCTATTGCGGCATAAAAACGAGGTATGTGCAGTTTTAATTGAGCCAATTGTGCAGTGTGCTGGAGGTTTTAAAATTTATTCGCCAAAATATTTGAAAAAACTAAGAAGCTTAACAAAGGAGCTTGGAATTCATCTTATTGCTGATGAAATAGCGGTTGGTTTTGGAAGAACTGGTAAAATGTTTGCTTGTGAGCATGCAGATATTACTCCAGATTTTATGTCACTTTCAAAGGGGCTTACAGGTGGGTATTTGCCGCTTTCAGTGGTATTAACAACTGAGGAAGTATATGATGCATATTATGATGATTACACTTCTTTAAAGGCATTTTTGCATTCTCATAGTTATACAGGTAATCCTCTTGCATGTGCTGTGGCAGTGGAGGTCTTAAAAATGTTTGAAGAGGAGAATGTTTTGGAAAAGAATAAAGCAAAAGGGGATTATTTGAGAGAAAGGGTTATGGAGGTTTTTGCTGATTACAGATTTTGTGGTGAGGTAAGATCTAAAGGGTTCATTACAGCTGTAGAGCTTGTGAAAAATAGGGGAAATAAGGAGCCATTTGATTGGAAAAAGAGGATTGGATTTCAAATTTATAGAAAAGCCATTGAAAAAGGTGCTCTTCTTAGAAATTTGGGTGATATTATTTACTTTATGCCTCCCTATGTGATTGAGTTTGATGAAATAGATAGACTTGTGGATATTGCAATTAGTGCTACTGTGGAGGTACTTGGTGAGTAA
- a CDS encoding aminodeoxychorismate synthase component I yields MTTVANSKKNLYVDKYSFINNFNYYIKAETPFLFLIDFHMKNFFISPLDQLKTNQIMFNFNGISNFHNKQIDKKVELISTPVDYETYLKSFNIVQNHLKLGNSYLVNLTFPTEIYTNFSFDEIFYKSKALYKLKFYDHFIFFSPETFIKIIDGFIYTYPMKGTIDASLWNAEERILKDEKELAEHITIVDLLRNDLNMISTDVTVTKFRFISKIKSNNKDLLQVSSEIKGKLPPDYKNNLAEIILKLLPAGSISGAPKRKTVEIIKEAEIYDRGFYTGIAGIFDGKNIDSCVIIRFIERIDDKLIYKSGGGITIYSDPEKEYMELINKIYVPTC; encoded by the coding sequence TTGACTACTGTAGCAAACAGTAAAAAGAATTTATACGTTGATAAATATTCTTTCATAAATAATTTTAATTATTATATTAAAGCTGAAACTCCATTCTTATTTTTAATTGACTTTCATATGAAAAATTTTTTCATATCACCGTTAGATCAATTAAAAACAAACCAAATAATGTTTAATTTCAACGGAATTTCAAACTTTCACAATAAGCAGATTGATAAAAAAGTAGAACTTATATCAACGCCTGTGGATTATGAAACATATTTGAAAAGCTTTAATATAGTTCAAAATCACCTGAAACTTGGTAACAGCTATCTTGTTAACCTCACTTTTCCTACTGAAATTTACACAAACTTTAGCTTTGATGAAATTTTTTATAAAAGTAAGGCATTATATAAATTGAAATTTTATGATCACTTTATCTTCTTTTCACCTGAAACTTTTATAAAAATAATAGATGGGTTCATATATACCTACCCCATGAAAGGAACAATTGATGCCTCATTGTGGAATGCAGAAGAAAGAATTTTAAAAGATGAAAAAGAGCTTGCCGAACACATAACAATTGTGGATTTGCTGAGAAATGACTTAAATATGATATCAACTGACGTTACTGTAACAAAATTCAGGTTCATCTCAAAAATCAAATCAAACAATAAAGACCTTTTACAGGTAAGCTCAGAAATAAAAGGAAAATTACCGCCAGATTACAAAAATAACTTAGCAGAGATTATTTTAAAACTTCTTCCTGCTGGCTCAATATCTGGTGCTCCAAAAAGAAAAACCGTGGAAATAATTAAAGAAGCTGAAATCTATGACAGAGGTTTTTATACAGGTATTGCAGGCATTTTTGATGGGAAAAACATTGATTCATGTGTTATAATCCGATTTATTGAAAGGATTGATGACAAGTTAATTTATAAAAGTGGTGGTGGGATTACAATCTATTCCGATCCTGAAAAAGAATATATGGAGCTTATAAATAAGATTTATGTCCCTACTTGTTGA
- a CDS encoding alpha/beta hydrolase family protein, producing MSLIFVSGWAGFSYLYPNFSKFGIFITPFSVDFDEEKTVNFLKSQGGEILIGWSTGAHIILKELETISKNFQSIILIAPFLDFISFTKEKILDIMIENFKSNPEKVIKNFITKCGANYHFTEKYNTELMLTGLEFLKKSKIGHIHKTNNLFVIHGKKDKIVPFKESYKIVNNPVIIEGMNHYIEEKILEKYIYEITGKKIF from the coding sequence GTGTCTTTGATTTTTGTATCAGGATGGGCTGGATTTTCTTATCTTTATCCTAATTTTTCAAAATTTGGGATTTTCATCACCCCATTTTCCGTTGATTTCGATGAAGAAAAAACGGTTAATTTCCTGAAATCACAAGGTGGCGAAATCCTAATTGGCTGGTCAACCGGAGCACATATTATTTTAAAAGAATTAGAAACCATTTCAAAAAACTTTCAAAGTATAATTCTAATAGCTCCTTTCTTAGATTTTATATCTTTTACAAAGGAAAAAATCCTTGATATCATGATTGAAAATTTTAAATCAAATCCAGAAAAAGTAATAAAAAACTTTATAACAAAATGTGGTGCTAACTACCATTTTACAGAAAAATACAATACAGAACTTATGCTAACAGGCCTAGAATTTTTAAAAAAATCAAAAATTGGCCACATTCACAAAACAAATAACCTTTTTGTTATTCATGGAAAAAAGGATAAAATAGTCCCTTTTAAAGAAAGTTATAAAATAGTAAACAATCCAGTGATTATTGAAGGAATGAATCACTACATTGAGGAAAAAATACTAGAAAAGTATATCTATGAAATTACAGGTAAAAAGATTTTTTGA